A window of bacterium contains these coding sequences:
- a CDS encoding glycosyltransferase family 2 protein, translating to MEDKRNNAFESNLVSILMPVYNEAATLERAIERVRGVSILPYRRELVIVDDGSTDGSGDILARAARDFHDIRALYHARNRGKGAALKSALAVSRGNIIIFQDADLEQDPRDHPRLLAALESSSAVFGSRNLERATRPQYSHYALGSRFITALVNTLFRARLTDVNSGYKALRREALRGISINADRFNFCEELTAKLIKSGVEITEIPISYTPRTFAEGKKIRAWDGVRGVWTVIKYRFVN from the coding sequence ATGGAAGACAAACGAAACAACGCGTTTGAGAGTAATCTCGTGAGCATACTGATGCCAGTCTATAACGAAGCGGCGACGCTCGAGCGTGCGATTGAACGCGTGCGTGGTGTCTCCATATTACCCTACCGGAGGGAGCTGGTCATCGTTGACGACGGCTCGACTGATGGCTCGGGTGATATTCTCGCACGGGCAGCGCGCGATTTTCACGATATTCGAGCGCTCTACCACGCCAGAAATCGTGGCAAGGGCGCAGCGCTTAAGAGTGCGCTCGCCGTATCGCGCGGCAACATTATCATATTTCAAGACGCGGACCTCGAGCAAGACCCGCGCGACCATCCACGCCTTCTTGCGGCGCTCGAGAGCTCGAGCGCCGTTTTTGGCTCCCGGAACCTCGAACGCGCCACAAGACCCCAGTACTCTCACTATGCGCTCGGCAGCCGCTTCATTACCGCGCTCGTAAACACGCTCTTCCGCGCGCGGCTCACGGACGTGAATAGCGGCTATAAAGCGCTGCGCCGCGAGGCGCTCCGGGGAATCAGCATCAACGCTGACCGGTTCAACTTCTGCGAAGAACTGACAGCGAAGCTCATCAAGAGCGGCGTAGAGATAACCGAGATCCCTATCTCCTACACGCCGCGCACGTTTGCCGAAGGCA